The Acidobacteriota bacterium genome segment AGCGCCTCCAGGAGTTCCTCTCGGCTGCTGGCCACGAGGTCGATCAGGCCGGCCTCCAGCGCCTCCTCGGCGGACCAGCTCTTCGCCTCGAGCACCGCCGCTTCCGCCAGCTTTTCGGGCCGGCCCCGCTGGCGTGCCGCGGCGCGCATCAGGGCCGCCAGATCCTGGGCGGCCTTCTTGAGCGCGAGGTCGCCCTCGCGGTTCTCCCCGCCCGCCATGATCGGATGCGCCGCCCCCGTCCGCGTCACCGGGGCCATCGCCGCCACGTCGGCGGCCAGGAGCAGCATGAAGCCGGCCGATGCCGCGTGCGCGCCGCTCGGGCTCACGTAGGCGCACACGGGAACCTCGCTGCCGAGGATCGCCTGAACCATCCGCTCGGCCGGGCCGACCACCCCCCCGGGAGTGTCCAGCTCCAACAGCAGCAG includes the following:
- a CDS encoding nodulation protein NfeD; this encodes MRPPRGDGPAYNGGVRGSAGHLLLAAALAAAPAVAAAPPGAAPRVRVHRITGVIHGVTASILERAIDEAAREGDALLLLELDTPGGVVGPAERMVQAILGSEVPVCAYVSPSGAHAASAGFMLLLAADVAAMAPVTRTGAAHPIMAGGENREGDLALKKAAQDLAALMRAAARQRGRPEKLAEAAVLEAKSWSAEEALEAGLIDLVASSREELLEAL